The Acanthochromis polyacanthus isolate Apoly-LR-REF ecotype Palm Island chromosome 5, KAUST_Apoly_ChrSc, whole genome shotgun sequence genome includes a window with the following:
- the pfkmb gene encoding phosphofructokinase, muscle b, with protein MLKNNACEQLVSCRDGLSCGDDLAASECENKTFSSFDSAGDAASSSSKTMAQPTTIDPTKMGVGRAIAVLTSGGDAQGMNAAVRATVRVGIYTGAKVYFVHEGYQGLVDGGDNIRPATWESVSMMLQLGGTVIGSARCQDFRTKEGRTKAACNLVKLGITNLCVIGGDGSLTGANQFRTEWSELLADLVKSGKITANEAKSSSHLNIVGMVGSIDNDFCGTDMTIGTDSALHRIIEIVDAITTTAQSHQRTFILEVMGRHCGYLALVTALACGADWVFIPEMPPDDGWEEHLCRRLTDQRGRGSRLNIIIVAEGAIDCKGKAITCDDVKQLVSKKLGFDTRTTILGHVQRGGTPSAFDRILASRMGVEAVMALLEATPDTPACVVSLSGNMAVRLPLMECVQVTKDVTVAMAEGRFEDAVKLRGKSFENNWNTYKMLAHVHIPDTKSNINIAILNVGAPCAGMNAAVRATVRTGLLQGHQMLAVHEGFDGLAHGMIEPIGWSGVAGWTGKGGSNLGTKRSLPQEWMEEISLNITKFNIHAIVIIGGFEGFKGGLQLVQAREKYEELCIPIVVIPATVSNNVPGSDFSIGTDTALNTITMTCDRIKQSAAGTKRRVFIVETMGGYCGYLATMAGLASGADAAYIYEEHFNIHDLEVNVEHLVEKMKTTVKRGLILRNENCNANYTTDFLFNLYSEEGKGVFDCRKNVLGHMQQGGTPSPFDRNFGTKMGIKSVLWLTDKLKECYRHGRIFANSSDSACVLGMKKRSLVFQPLAELAAQTDFEHRIPKIQWWLRLRPILKILAKYKTNLDTSEKAAMEHVIKTSGFVSK; from the exons GTATGAACGCAGCTGTGAGGGCCACAGTTCGAGTGGGAATTTACACTGGAGCCAAAGTGTACTTTGTCCATGAG GGTTACCAGGGTCTGGTGGATGGAGGGGACAACATCCGACCTGCCACTTGGGAGAGCGTGTCAATGATGCTGCAGCTG GGAGGAACTGTAATTGGTAGCGCCCGCTGTCAGGATTTCCGCACCAAGGAGGGACGCACTAAAGCAGCCTGTAACTTGGTCAAGCTGGGCATCACCAACCTATGTGTGATTGGAGGTGATGGCAGTCTGACAGGTGCCAACCAGTTCAGAACAGAATGGAGCGAGCTGCTGGCAGACCTGGTCAAATCTG GTAAGATCACAGCAAATGAGGCCAAGAGTTCCTCCCACCTCAATATTGTTGGTATGGTGGGCTCCATTGACAATGACTTCTGTGGAACCGACATGACCATCGGCACTGACTCTGCCCTCCATCGCATCATCGAGATAGTGGACgccatcaccaccacagcacaGAG CCACCAGAGGACCTTCATCCTGGAAGTAATGGGCAGGCACTGTGG ATACCTGGCTCTGGTTACAGCTCTGGCCTGCGGTGCTGACTGGGTGTTCATCCCAGAGATGCCCCCAGATGATGGATGGGAGGAGCATCTGTGCAGGAGACTAACAGAT CAAAGAGGCCGTGGCTCCCGTTTGAATATTATCATTGTTGCAGAGGGAGCGATAGACTGCAAGGGTAAAGCTATCACCTGCGATGATGTTAAACAG CTGGTATCGAAGAAGCTCGGCTTTGACACTCGCACCACCATCTTGGGCCATGTACAGAGAGGAGGAACCCCCTCTGCATTTGATAGAATCCTG GCGAGCAGGATGGGTGTGGAGGCTGTTATGGCTCTACTGGAAGCTACACCCGACACTCCTGCTTGTGTGGTCAGCTTGTCCGGAAACATGGCTGTCAGGCTGCCTCTCATGGAGTGCGTACAAGTG ACTAAAGATGTCACGGTAGCAATGGCTGAAGGTCGGTTTGAAGATGCAGTGAAGCTCAGGGGAAA GAGCTTTGAAAACAACTGGAACACTTACAAAATGCTGGCTCATGTGCACATCCCAGATACAAAG AGTAATATCAACATCGCCATACTGAACGTTGGAGCTCCGTGTGCAGGAATGAATGCTGCGGTGCGTGCAACTGTAAGGACCGGCCTCCTCCAGGGCCACCAAATGCTGGCAGTGCACGAAGGCTTCGATGGTTTGGCTCATGGAATG ATTGAGCCCATTGGTTGGTCTGGAGTGGCGGGATGGACTGGAAAAGGAGGCTCCAATCTTGGCACAAAGAG ATCACTGCCACAAGAGTGGATGGAGGAGATCAGCCTGAACATCACAAAGTTCAACATTCATGCTATTGTTATTATTGGAGGCTTTGAG GGATTCAAAGGTGGTCTGCAGCTGGTTCAAGCAAGAGAGAAGTACGAGGAACTGTGTATTCCGATTGTTGTCATCCCTGCTACTGTGTCCAACAATGTTCCTGGATCGGACTTCAGCATCGGCACTGACACCGCCCTCAACACCATCACCATG ACGTGTGACAGGATCAAACAATCTGCTGCTGGCACAAAGAGAAGAGTGTTCATTGTTGAGACTATGGGAGGATACTGCGGTTACCTGGCAACCATGGCTGGGTTAGCATCTGGGGCCGATGCTGCCTACATTTATGAGGAGCACTTCAACATTCATGACCTCGAG gTGAATGTAGAACATCTggtggagaagatgaagaccaCAGTGAAGAGAGGACTCATTCTGAG AAATGAGAATTGCAATGCAAACTACACAACTGACTTCCTCTTCAACCTGTActcagaggagggcaagggtgTGTTCGACTGCAGAAAGAACGTGCTTGGACATATGCAGCAG GGTGGAACCCCCAGTCCATTTGACAGGAATTTTGGGACAAAGATGGGAATCAAGTCTGTCCTTTGGCTGACTGACAAGCTGAAGGAATGCTACAGACATG GTCGCATCTTCGCCAATTCTTCAGATTCTGCCTGTGTGTTGGGAATGAAGAAGAGATCTTTGGTTTTCCAGCCTCTGGCCGAACTTGCAGCACAGACTGACTTCGA GCACCGTATTCCAAAGATACAGTGGTGGTTGAGGCTGAGGCCCATCCTGAAAATCCTGGCCAAGTACAAGACCAACTTGGACACTTCCGAAAAGGCTGCAATGGAACATGTCATCAAGACGAGCGGCTTCGTCTCTAAGTAG